A window of the Lactuca sativa cultivar Salinas chromosome 5, Lsat_Salinas_v11, whole genome shotgun sequence genome harbors these coding sequences:
- the LOC111897925 gene encoding uncharacterized protein LOC111897925 has protein sequence MGKTDILSQALQKKSQDILNAMELVSATNESLNDFKNNGWDSLLEQVKKFCDKHQVDMPDMKPPYTSTRYRPRKNDNQFTFEHFYRVDLFTSTLDKQLHELNSRFNDQVMKLLSLSSTLVSKEHPKMISVDQICLLVEKYYPEDFTEQERIRLRYQLDIFNIDMTKNPKLSRVSTIADLCKGLVETQKHET, from the coding sequence ATGGGAAAAACCGATATACTTTCTCAAGCTCTACAAAAGAAATCCCAAGATATTCTTAATGCCATGGAGTTAGTTTCAGCAACAAATGAGAGTCTAAATGATTTCAAGAACAACGGATGGGATTCTTTACTTGAACAGGTAAAAAAATTTTGTGATAAACATCAAGTAGATATGCCGGATATGAAACCTCCATATACTTCTACTCGATACCGGCCTCGAAAAAATGATAATCAGTTTACTTTTGAACATTTTTATCGAGTTGATTTGTTTACATCCACATTGGACAAACAGTTACATGAGTTGAATAGTAGATTCAATGATCAGGTGATGAAGTTGTTAAGTCTTAGTTCTACTTTAGTTTCAAAAGAACACCCTAAAATGATAAGTGTTGATCAGATTTGTCTTCTTGTTGAGAAGTATTATCCTGAAGATTTTACGGAGCAAGAGAGAATTCGATTACGATATCAGTTAGATATTTTTAATATCGATATGACAAAGAATCCCAAGCTAAGTCGTGTATCAACTATTGCTGACCTATGCAAGGGTCTTGTGGAAACTCAGAAACATGAGACGTAG
- the LOC111897924 gene encoding uncharacterized protein LOC111897924 has protein sequence MKLQMLLENAPYNSKYTSGDIQNEILSIIENKVRKHIHSEVGDSYFCVMVDELRDESKKEQIAIVLSFVDAEGIIRERFLDLVHVRDTLSLTLKTNMWRQLLHYQFDVSKIRGQGYDGASNMRGQWNGIHELVIKDCPYAYYVHYSAHKLQLALVAASREIIPIHQFFTNLIFIINVVCASSKRHDELQKANATEIEHLLELSEIESGKGLNQVGTLRRAGDTRWGSHFRPICSLLNMFDCTCVVLQRIINDVSVTYSQRGDADAAYCYLKSFEFVFILH, from the coding sequence ATGAAGTTGCAAATGTTATTAGAGAATGCTCCTTATAATTCAAAGTATACTTCTGGAGATATTCAAAATGAAATTCTTAGTATTATTGAAAATAAAGTTAGGAAGCATATTCATAGTGAAGTCGGGGATTCATACTTTTGTGTCATGGTTGATGAGTTACGAGATGAGTCTAAAAAAGAGCAAATTGCCATAGTTTTGAGTTTTGTTGATGCAGAAGGGATCATACGGGAAAGGTTCTTGGATTTGGTTCATGTTAGGGATACCTTATCATTAACCTTGAAAACAAATATGTGGAGACAACTTTTGCACTATCAGTTTGATGTTAGCAAAATCCGTGGCCAAGGTTATGATGGTGCTAGTAATATGAGAGGGCAATGGAATGGAATACATGAACTTGTTATTAAGGATTGTCCTTATGCATATTATGTTCATTACTCCGCTCACAAATTGCAACTAGCACTGGTGGCTGCTTCAAGGGAAATTATTCCTATACACCAATTTTTTACAAActtgatttttataattaatgtagTTTGTGCTTCCAGTAAGCGTCATGATGAGTTACAAAAGGCAAATGCAACTGAGATTGAACATTTATTGGAACTTAGTGAAATCGAATCAGGTAAAGGATTGAATCAAGTTGGGACATTAAGAAGAGCTGGTGATACACGTTGGGGTTCTCATTTTCGTCCCATTTGCAGTTTGCTTAACATGTTTGATTGTACTTGTGTTGTTCTCCAAAGAATAATTAATGATGTATCTGTTACTTATTCTCAACGCGGAGATGCTGATGCAGCTTACTGTTACCTGAAATCATTTGAGTTTGTGTTTATTCTTCACTAG